TATGAAATAACCTGGTGTACTCCAATCACTTGCAGGGGTAGGCGTCTTGTAGTATCTTGATACAGCACTGTTATAGATAGGTAGAAGCTCTGCAGCCTCACTTGATAGTACCTGCAAAACATTAAGTTTTCAATAATTCAGAGATGAATTCTTCACTTCTCATAATAAAGCTCACATTTcagtaatgggggggggggggggtgtaatgAATTAACTTGAATAGTAGCAAATCTCTGATTTGAGACATCAACACTCAAACATATTTAGGCATAAATTATGGTTGACATTTCATATTGGGTCTTGAAGATCACAAGCAAATAGTATTTTCTTCTCTATGACACATATTTGTATGCTTTCATGAAAGCAGAAAAGCTGctgaaaattatattcaatttctcAAGTTGTTACATAAATACCATACGTGTAGATTTAAATGTTGATGATGGTTTTTAAAATTTGTAGAATAACCTATCATCATTTGAATCataaaagggaaataatgaCAGATATTGGGTTTGTAATTAAAAATACTAATTTGGCCTTCCCATATAGACCTTATACATTGACCTCACCATGCCATCATTTTAGTAGGCTTAAGCTACTGCCTTGCATGCATTGATTGGTGACATGCAGCTTGTGTAGTTCTGAAAACTCTGTTTCATGCATATTCCTGTATCCTCTGAATCAGAActgtttctctcattttcattatcatatggAGTACAAACCTTGAGATAGACTACTGCATCTGTACCATAACCATCCATTGAGCTCAATGTTAAATCACCATGGAAATACTTGGCATACAGTCTTGAGAGGGGAAGACCATATCCATAGCCAGCCTAATTTGGCAAAAGGAAAACaaagcaaagcaaaaaaaaaaaactattaagAAACTGAGATGAACAAGCTGCTATTTTGCATGTAAGTAAAGGAGTATTGAGGTAAAATTAATATCCTAGGGACAATGACTGAAAATTGGTGCATTTCAAAAGTACAATCCAAAAGAACTTAACCCCTAAATCATATTGCTGCTGAACCCTCTGGGCCACTACTCTAGTATCATCAAGGTAAAACTGagcatataataaaaataaaaaccagAAAAACAAACGAGAGTGAATATAAAATGGTCTAATGTACATCAAGTGTCTCAGTCAGCACACACAGAATTAGAATAGACttccttttctgttttttttaaatcaagttttCAGTCATAGTGATTCTCTTCCAGCCCGAGATGATAACCAATGATACGTAAGTACAATGAATTTTCCAACAGTGTAAACAGAAGTTAGTTATATAGTAATGATGAAATTTACCAGAGGTGGTATTGTGCTAACACCAGGCTTTGGAGGAGTAGGGGCAgtagagtacatgtagttaaataGCAGATCAATTTCACTCTTGGGGATTCCACCACCTTCATCTGATACCTACAtagagaaaagaaacaaaaacaaaacaaaaataaagcttACTAACAAGATGTAATGATCAAAGATTCAATTTTCTACAAGTGCTTAAAAGTACGCTTCTAAATAGGCTTGGTAGGGGGTTCACTTTTTCTCACCATGAAGAATAGTATTGCAGCTACTTCCCTTTTCCACTTCTTTCCCATACTTCATTTACCTAAATTACTAATTGCTTTCCCAGTCTTTGTACAGGCTTATTCTGCATTAGGGTTGGGGATGGAATCACATATTATTTTATACTTGAATACAGGCTTCATTTTAATTGAACATATTATGCTTAAATATAATGACAAcatatacagtatacatgtcTGTACTCCCAccataattgtgatttttatgtcactctgtatatgtatatatgcattTGTAATATGTAAACCTGATGTGagataaaatttccttaacaATTAAATATATTAAATTAAACATATCAAAGGACTGTTGACCAACATGTGTGAGCAATGATAACACTTTATAAAGTTTACAAAAGAATCATGCAAAGAACCCATTTATTCAGATAAGAATCTATTTTGAAGGTGCCTTAGCATTGAGCACTACAAAATATATAACTAGATATGTTTTATCTTTAGTCATTGAATTGTAAACAACTATGAACATGTTGACTATAGACCCAATAAAGTTTGCTAACCCACGCAAATGTAGGACAAATGACAAAGAGGGAAAGATAAATAGTATGCAAGACCATTTGAGATATTATCTTATCAAGTATCTACCGGTAAATAAACATTGATCTAAGTTTTCATAACATCACTTTAGAGTTtctaacaaatcaaaatattttggcattgCATAACTTTATTGCTGACTTCATACATTCAAATGTACCAAATATtgaaccccctcccccaattaCACATATTCATTTCTTAAAGCTTTGTCAGTGACTGACCTTAATGGTAacatcttcctttcctttcgtAACCAGGATTCCTATAGGAGGGTATTCAGAGGCAGAAGGTCCTTTGTGCTCCATCACTGCACGCATTGCATTCTTCACAACATTAAAAAGGGTAGAAATAATACATTAAGAAGCAATATGGTTACAAACACATCAAAATGCCTATAAAGACACcttcaagataaaaatcaaatcccAAAGCTTATAAAAACAGATGagaatgtataaaaaaaaatcatgtttaacatttctttttttattttaagacaTTGAGCCCTGTTAATAAAAGCAAGTTATTCACTGTGTAACATTGCAAAAATTACTTTGATAAGAAATGAACTAAGTGatgagtgtacatgtatgtgagaaAGGGAAATATCTTGAATCaatatttgacaaataaattggAAATCATTGTTTTTAGAACACACATATTCAATTAAAAGAGGACAAGAGTACTTACCTTTAACAATTCAAACATGATATGATAGAGATGGGAAGGAACATACACCATACGTATACTGTCACTGCCGTCACGAGCTGTAGGAAGAGGGGAGTACATATAGAAAACATTATACATGGCACATACAGTTTTCATTTATTGGTCTTCACTTGACCCAATCAGAGTGAACTTGGATAAAATTAAGAAGAGAAATAAACAAGAGAATTTGTTTCGTGAATAAACACTCTTTTCTGTTTTCATTATTGACCATGTTCATTCAGCTGTATCTAAACCATTCAGGATGGTGAATTATTTAGTCTCAGATTTCATCACTTGGGATTCTCTTAATAGGCAGTATTGTTGCATTTTTCTTTCCAATGTGCATTAGAAATAATATATTGATAATTCTTTATAAGTtcaaaatttaccaaatatttgcATGGAAAGACAGTGACCTTTCCATAGTACTGACAAATTCAAAGTTTTATTGATTAATTTCCTTTAAAGTGTTAATATTGAATAAAGGTTACTTAGTAATTGCAATGAAAATGGGTATAGTGAGTGAAGATTTGTTTACCTTTCTGCTGTATATACGCTTTTTAGGACTTATCAAATTTACTGGGTTAAACCACAAAATGTACCAACATTGTCCTGAAGCAAAAATAACCTGTCCTTTTAAAATAACCTGTCCTTTTTGGGGTATACTTATTACACATGTTATATCCAATAATGTATATTCtttctatgaatattcatgagtattccAAATGAATACAGTTGGTGCTCACGcgacaaattatattttctattaAATTTTCTGTGGGAAAACTATTCGGAGCTCAATAAATTTTTGAGCTTGCGCAGTACTCTCctggcaaaaatattgaaaactaTACAGAGCTAACGCTGAATCCTGGACAGAGTGAATAGCAGGTTGTCTCTAGTGGGAAACCCTTGCAGTGTAGCGACACAGACAATGATCAGATTTCAATGTGCATGGTGGTTGAACAAATTTGGTCCAGAATATAGACCAACTTGGACAAAATCCCCAAATTTATTGTTCAAACTTAAAGAagagatataaaacaaatatactgtACCAGGCGTTTTTTAAGCACTAGTGGAAACTATTAATCCTCGGTTAAAATGGCTATATGATAAAAATAGTACCTGCCAGTCCCACCTCAGGAGAATAATTCCCTCTATATTTTCTCTTAGCCtggaatatatataatatttggaGACatcaaaacatatataaatCTTTAAATGATAAGAGCCGACAtcagcatacatgtatcaattcTCTTAAACCACACATATGTTAAACTCTATcaaacaaaggaaaaaaaattgtactcaCTATCAATCCACCTCACATCAATATTAGGTGAAGCAAGATAATATTGATCACAAAGGTACTTGGCACTGTCATATGCATCTAATAacagaaattcaaacaaaagaatTGAGATTGATTAAAATATAGATCAAAGTGGTGCTTGACAAAGTTCTGACATACGATGAGGTTAAAGCACAGgtcttatttttattatccaATATGGTATGCGAAAGGTATCTATTCTATCTCACAATTATATGATGGTGTTGGtaatgcaaaattatttgaagaTTTGGTTATCGAATTTAACATTCCTATTAGGGACCGTAGAAAATATGATTCTCTCATGAATGGAATTTATCTTAGCTGGTTTGATGATGCTATGCACACAGATGAAGATATTTTTAGGAAGATTGTTAATAATTTAttgattcaaaagaaaaaacctAAACATGCGTATGATATGctacaaaaaaagtattgtaCTTCCAATACTAAGAGGGAGAGTAAGTGGGAGGAGCTTTTTGGGCACCAGCCTAAAGAGATAGACTGGTCCATAATACACAGGGATAACTTTAGTTGTACAATAGAAACTCAACTGAgaagtttttattttaagatttttcACAATGCTATTGGAGTTAATGCTTTTTTGTTCAAGATAAGGAAACGAGATTCCCCCAATTGTTATTTTTGCTCAGAAGAACCTGAAACATTGGATCATTTATTTTGCAACTGTAATAAAGTAGTCCCTCTTTGGGAAAATTTGATGGATAAAATATATACTAATTCTGACATCTCCCGGGAATtagtattttcaaaatttaattatttgtttgGTGTACATACGGGAAGTATACATGACTCTTGTATTAATGTtctatttttgtatttgaaattttacatttactCATGTAAATTTCAGGAGAAAGAACTGAGGTTTGAGGTTTTTATCTCAATGgttaaatcaaaacaaaatgtagAATACAAGATAGCTCAAAAAAAGAATAAGTTGGGTGCTCATTTCAAGAAATGGAGCATACAGTTTTAAGGAAATTTATCCTGGttcaattattttacttattttgtaCGTGTTATGCAGTAATGAGGGTCCTCTTTTTAAACGTAGGAAAGTATGAAGAAAGTTAAACTTTATGCAAGCTTTTAACATTGGGAAgacgtgcgtgtgtgtgtgtgtgtgtgtatgtgtgagtgGTATGGTGTGAGGATGGGTGTTTGTGGCTGATTATTAAGTTAATTTGAGATAATTTAGCTTGTTAATGTCAATGTGTTTAAATTGTCTTGAACTTATTGTCAGCCTATATTGTTTGTAActgttattttatgaaaaccaataaaaacaaaaaaaaaaagaaggaaaaaaaaaagttctgacACACGcatcttattcaaataaaagatgtgaaattgattacaataGTACATACATTGTAGCACTGTCAAGTTTAATAgagattgaaataaatgatttggGATTTGTTATAGCATTTGATCATAATTACTTTTACTATTATAGATATCTAatgacaaagattttttaagGTAATTGACTAATTAATATATCATTTATACTGGTATTATGTACAAAGATCAATATTCAACAACAAGTGAGGATTGAtgagtacatgtataatgtaaaaAGTCTCAGGAAACCAATTACATTCAAATCACAGGTACTCCAATATCAAAGTTTTCTgtccttttttaataaaaatatcaagcCTGGGATTCCCAAAGTAAAAAAATGGATGCCAATTATTATCATAGATTATATTAGAAAATCTTGTGTGTAAATATGGGAGGAATAAAGTCTGTGATCATATACATCTGGTCCTCATTCACTTCAGGTCTGCTGCTCACCACTGAACATATATCAAATCTTGTGTTGTTTTATTAGATATAGGTTTCAGGAAGTCAATGTCAAAACAATATTGAGCACTGTTCCTACAGGAAGATGTCAGCCTTGTTAGGTTATAGTGTCAACCTTGGATATTGTACCATCTATAGTGTAGCATAATAGGAATGAAATGGATTATGGCcagggttggcacgttttaaacggtgtgttttaaaacatgttttaaaacgcgttttaaaacacttcatagacttgtgtgtaataaatatgcatggtcatggatgtgattttagatgaatatttttttactctTACTTCTTAAGaggtatattattttcttctaactaaatctctttctcaacaccactcttttctcctctctctttccccctttctccaTCTTTGTCATGTTCCTTGAAATCCTCTTGTTCCATTGT
This genomic interval from Lytechinus pictus isolate F3 Inbred chromosome 3, Lp3.0, whole genome shotgun sequence contains the following:
- the LOC129256945 gene encoding pyruvate dehydrogenase (acetyl-transferring) kinase isozyme 2, mitochondrial-like, which codes for MKEINLLPEKLLQMPSVRMVQGWYQQTFEELLEYVEKSEEHETILSHYINQLTTIRNRHVNVVETMAQGILEMRESYKVDQHEENNVQYFLDRFYISRISIRMLINQHTLMFGHTPKTHPLHVGSIDPSCDIVAVIRDAYDSAKYLCDQYYLASPNIDVRWIDTRDGSDSIRMVYVPSHLYHIMFELLKNAMRAVMEHKGPSASEYPPIGILVTKGKEDVTIKVSDEGGGIPKSEIDLLFNYMYSTAPTPPKPGVSTIPPLAGYGYGLPLSRLYAKYFHGDLTLSSMDGYGTDAVVYLKVLSSEAAELLPIYNSAVSRYYKTPTPASDWSTPGYFIRNYTTKRYGK